A genome region from Thermococcus gorgonarius includes the following:
- a CDS encoding ABC transporter ATP-binding protein, translated as MEEKTPVLEMRDIVKVYPDGTKALKGVTIKVYEGEILGLLGENGAGKTTLMKILFGMLKPTRGKIILRGKEVRFKSPADAIANGIGMVHQHFTLVEVFNALENIILGMEGHGLLSKIDMENARKKLQKLMDELNFQVPLDVPVENLPVGVQQRIEILKMLYRDVDILILDEPTAVLTPIEVKELFAVLRKLKEQGKTIIFISHKLNEVMGITDRVTVIRKGEVVGTVKTSEATPQILARMMVGRDVVLRIEKPPKEPGDVVFRVEDLWVKGDRGEEAVRGLTFEVRAGEIFGIAGVEGNGQSELIEAITGLRKVERGRVYLKGVDITGKKPRELYDMGMAHIPEDRTHMGLILEMSVMENSILGMHWRKEFSKGFLLDWGKVEEHAKRLIEEFEVSAPGTRAPVKSLSGGNQQKLIVAREVSKKPEFIIAAQPTRGVDVASTEYIRNYLVKLRNEGKAVLLVSADLDEVLQLSDRMAIMYEGQFMGIVKPEEVTEEQIGLMMGGVRVEPQK; from the coding sequence GCCCTTAAGGGCGTTACAATTAAGGTTTACGAGGGAGAAATCCTCGGACTTCTCGGCGAGAACGGTGCGGGAAAAACGACCCTCATGAAAATCCTTTTTGGTATGCTCAAGCCGACGAGGGGGAAAATTATCCTCCGCGGTAAGGAGGTTCGTTTCAAAAGCCCAGCCGATGCAATAGCGAATGGAATAGGGATGGTCCACCAGCACTTCACCCTTGTCGAGGTCTTCAACGCCCTTGAGAACATCATCCTTGGCATGGAAGGGCACGGCCTGCTGTCAAAAATTGACATGGAAAACGCCAGAAAGAAACTCCAGAAGTTAATGGACGAGCTGAACTTTCAGGTCCCGCTGGACGTTCCCGTTGAAAACCTTCCCGTTGGAGTCCAGCAGAGGATTGAGATTTTGAAGATGCTCTACCGTGACGTTGATATCCTCATCCTTGACGAGCCCACAGCTGTTCTCACGCCGATAGAGGTCAAGGAGCTTTTTGCCGTCCTGAGAAAACTCAAGGAACAGGGAAAGACGATCATTTTCATAAGCCACAAGCTCAACGAGGTCATGGGGATAACCGACAGGGTCACCGTCATAAGGAAAGGTGAAGTAGTGGGAACAGTCAAAACGAGCGAGGCGACTCCGCAGATTTTGGCCAGGATGATGGTTGGAAGGGACGTCGTTCTAAGGATTGAAAAGCCACCAAAAGAGCCCGGGGATGTTGTGTTCCGGGTCGAAGACCTATGGGTAAAGGGAGATAGAGGCGAGGAAGCCGTTAGGGGGCTCACGTTCGAGGTCCGCGCTGGAGAGATATTCGGCATAGCTGGAGTTGAAGGAAACGGTCAGAGCGAGCTAATAGAGGCCATAACCGGTCTGAGGAAGGTAGAAAGGGGCAGGGTCTACCTTAAGGGTGTTGACATCACGGGTAAAAAGCCAAGGGAGTTATACGACATGGGAATGGCCCACATCCCCGAGGACAGAACCCACATGGGGCTGATTCTGGAAATGAGCGTGATGGAGAACTCGATCCTTGGGATGCACTGGAGGAAGGAGTTCTCAAAGGGGTTCCTGCTGGACTGGGGCAAGGTTGAGGAACACGCAAAAAGGCTGATCGAGGAGTTTGAGGTGAGCGCACCCGGAACCAGGGCACCAGTTAAGAGCCTCAGCGGAGGAAACCAGCAGAAGCTCATAGTCGCCAGGGAGGTCAGCAAAAAACCCGAGTTTATAATAGCCGCACAGCCGACGCGCGGCGTTGACGTCGCCTCAACAGAGTACATCAGGAACTACCTCGTCAAGCTGAGAAACGAGGGCAAAGCCGTTCTGCTTGTCTCGGCCGACCTTGACGAGGTTCTCCAGCTCAGCGATAGGATGGCGATAATGTACGAGGGGCAGTTTATGGGTATCGTCAAACCCGAGGAAGTTACCGAGGAGCAGATTGGACTGATGATGGGAGGTGTTAGGGTTGAGCCTCAAAAGTGA
- a CDS encoding ABC transporter permease: protein MSLKSELKGYVKPVAESVLAILIGAFVGALVLWFSGYSAGSAYYWLIKGSLGSIDGIAETLSKSAPLILTAITFAIGARTGLFNIGAEGTVYFGAISAIIVTQHLQNPIAGLLAGIFVGALWALPSALLKVYRGVHEVISTIMFNWIAFFLVSWLAVSVYYNPKDPNSTLPVPPSARLPLLMKNTSLSWAFIVAIATAVIVFIVMWHTKLGYELRTSGQNPRAAEYGGINPKSSMIWSFLIGGMTAGLAGAGIVMGTPPSYAITQGLANVYGYGFDGIGVSLVGRNHPLGIIFSGILFGALSAGATAMQQHAQVPLEMVKVIEGIIIIAVAVPGLLDLFAKLFRREGA, encoded by the coding sequence TTGAGCCTCAAAAGTGAGCTCAAAGGATACGTAAAGCCCGTGGCGGAGAGCGTCCTCGCGATACTCATTGGGGCCTTTGTGGGGGCCCTCGTCCTCTGGTTCAGTGGCTACAGTGCGGGTTCAGCTTATTACTGGCTCATTAAGGGCTCGCTGGGTTCGATAGACGGCATCGCTGAGACGCTGAGCAAATCAGCCCCGCTGATACTAACCGCGATAACCTTCGCTATAGGAGCTAGGACTGGACTCTTCAACATTGGCGCGGAGGGAACCGTTTACTTCGGCGCCATCTCGGCCATCATAGTTACTCAGCACCTCCAGAACCCGATAGCGGGACTTTTAGCCGGCATCTTCGTTGGAGCCCTGTGGGCCCTTCCGTCCGCCCTCCTGAAGGTATACCGAGGAGTTCACGAAGTCATCTCGACGATAATGTTCAACTGGATTGCCTTCTTCCTGGTCAGCTGGTTGGCCGTCAGCGTTTACTACAACCCCAAGGACCCCAACAGCACGCTTCCCGTTCCGCCGTCAGCCAGGTTGCCCCTCCTTATGAAGAACACAAGCCTTTCGTGGGCGTTTATAGTCGCCATCGCAACAGCGGTGATTGTTTTCATAGTAATGTGGCATACCAAGCTCGGCTATGAGCTCAGAACCAGCGGTCAGAACCCCAGGGCGGCCGAATACGGTGGAATAAACCCCAAGAGCTCGATGATATGGTCCTTCCTCATAGGCGGAATGACGGCCGGGCTGGCTGGTGCCGGAATAGTCATGGGGACCCCGCCGAGCTATGCAATAACCCAGGGCTTGGCCAACGTTTACGGCTACGGTTTCGATGGAATAGGCGTTTCCCTCGTCGGGAGAAACCACCCGCTCGGCATAATCTTCTCGGGAATCCTCTTTGGGGCACTCAGTGCAGGTGCAACGGCAATGCAGCAACACGCCCAAGTACCGCTGGAGATGGTCAAGGTCATTGAGGGTATCATAATCATAGCCGTTGCAGTTCCCGGCTTGCTTGACCTCTTTGCAAAGCTCTTCAGGAGGGAGGGGGCATGA